A single genomic interval of Spirosoma linguale DSM 74 harbors:
- a CDS encoding succinate dehydrogenase and fumarate reductase iron-sulfur protein (TIGRFAM: succinate dehydrogenase and fumarate reductase iron-sulfur protein~PFAM: ferredoxin~KEGG: bba:Bd0026 succinate dehydrogenase/fumarate reductase iron-sulfur subunit), which produces MNITLKVWRQKNTSTPGKLVEYKLANIDPDMSFLEMFDILNGELTHKGEQIIAFDHDCREGICGSCAMYVNGRAHGPQTGAAVCQLYMRSFNDGDTIIVEPWRSRGFPVIKDLSTDRSAFDRIVQAGGYISVNTGAAPEANEILVSHEIQETTMDAAACIACGACVAACKNASAMLFVSAQVSRFALLPQGQSERRTRAERMVAQMDSEGFGACSFTGACAVECPASVSLENIARLNREYLGAKIR; this is translated from the coding sequence ATGAATATAACACTCAAAGTCTGGCGACAGAAGAACACGAGTACCCCGGGCAAATTAGTCGAATACAAACTGGCTAATATCGACCCGGACATGTCGTTTCTGGAAATGTTCGACATTCTGAACGGCGAATTAACCCATAAGGGCGAGCAGATCATTGCCTTTGACCACGATTGTCGGGAAGGTATCTGTGGCTCCTGCGCCATGTACGTGAACGGCCGGGCGCATGGCCCTCAGACCGGTGCTGCCGTTTGTCAGCTTTACATGCGCAGCTTCAACGATGGCGACACCATCATTGTGGAGCCCTGGCGTTCGCGGGGGTTTCCCGTCATCAAAGACCTCTCTACCGACCGCTCGGCCTTCGACCGGATCGTACAGGCGGGGGGTTATATTTCCGTCAACACGGGAGCGGCTCCGGAAGCCAACGAGATTCTGGTGTCGCATGAAATACAGGAAACTACCATGGATGCTGCCGCCTGCATTGCCTGCGGGGCGTGCGTAGCGGCCTGTAAAAACGCATCGGCCATGCTGTTTGTGAGTGCGCAGGTCTCACGCTTTGCGCTGCTGCCCCAGGGACAATCCGAACGCCGTACACGGGCCGAACGCATGGTGGCCCAGATGGATTCGGAAGGGTTTGGAGCATGCTCCTTTACCGGCGCCTGTGCCGTGGAGTGCCCGGCATCCGTATCGCTGGAGAACATAGCCCGCCTGAATCGGGAATACCTCGGCGCCAAAATCCGCTGA
- a CDS encoding HYR10; hyphally-regulated cell wall protein (KEGG: HYR10; hyphally-regulated cell wall protein), which yields MTVALLVAVAIGAQAQSGSNTANTSGGTTGSGTHKTSGTNSGRGTASGQTGTSGTKGHSAGSTVGSGTSGSASGAGIGSNNGQTGAGTSGQGTSGQGSMGSKSGGKGKMHQSSGNGNGSTSSGSGSGTGSNGSSRKNNQ from the coding sequence ATGACAGTCGCCCTGCTGGTAGCAGTGGCCATTGGCGCTCAGGCGCAATCAGGCAGCAATACAGCCAACACCTCGGGTGGCACAACCGGCTCTGGTACTCACAAAACGAGCGGCACCAACTCGGGTCGTGGTACGGCATCGGGCCAAACCGGCACATCGGGCACTAAAGGTCATAGCGCCGGGTCGACCGTTGGTTCCGGCACGAGCGGTTCGGCATCCGGAGCCGGTATTGGCAGCAACAACGGCCAAACGGGCGCGGGTACTTCCGGACAAGGTACGTCCGGACAGGGTTCGATGGGCAGTAAGTCGGGCGGTAAGGGGAAAATGCACCAAAGTAGTGGTAACGGCAACGGCAGCACGTCGAGCGGTTCCGGCTCCGGTACAGGCAGCAACGGCAGTAGCCGCAAAAACAATCAATAA